The genome window ccctcccagcctggcaggccgAGCGGTGCCGTTCCCATggcatgaggtgctggcagcctgcggagagaaaccagagagccacggtcagtggcagcaggctcctgtccccctgtcccgccATGGCCTGtgcctgggccaggctgctggctctgctcagagcccaaacctcctgacccattctctgtttttagagaagggcagcggggcaggccacgttccacctcctctgcttaatcccggcacagcaacctcctcagcagctgcaagagcggGATGCCCGTGTGCCCGCTGCCGCCTGCCCggagcccttctgccagccGAGCTGTGGAGCCGGGTGCccacctctggagagctgctgccaggagaggagccgaTCCCAAACCAGGTCCTTGTCCTTCCggaaggggctgtccctgcagaccgtggcccctggggcagcgctggcactGGACGCGCTCCACGGACGCTGCAGGCGCTTCCCCGTCCGGTCCAGGCACCAGGTGTAATCctcctgggaaaaacaaagaacaactgCATGAAAGTCAATTCAAAACAAgacctggaaacaagaaaaagcacaaagcctGTCACCGTTTCATGGGCCTGAGGAGGGTCTGACCACTCCATGTGAGAATTAAACCTGTCCAGgggtggggaaaatccccacCTTTCCCGCCCATAAATGCACCCCTTCCTcaagggcctgcagagcagactAGCTGGGGCACGGCTTCGGAACTCGTCCCCCTCTGCCGCCCCTATCCACATGGATGGATGCTTTTGTCAGGCTGGCTGCCCCCGCCTcagcccgtgccaggctggctggcagaagctgtcagcaaggccaggagccaGCTCCCCTTCCACAACATCCGTCCCCTGtcctgccaaaaagcagctcGGCGGCCGGcggaaaaattaatattccccaGTGCCGCCGAGCGGGGAACCTCCGGCACGTGGCCAGGCCGAGCCCTGCCGTgcctggaagcaccagcatcccccGCCCCTGCGCCGGCTGGGGACTCATCTTGATTCCATCGGGGCGCAGAGCGTGTCCTCCAGGCAGGGGCCGCAGCCAAAGCCAAtcggctctgccccgccagcggccagctccaggatggtgtGCCCAGCTCCACGTCGTGCTCCAGAAGAacatgccagctgtgccccggCTTGCAGGGACATCACGATGCcattgagctgcagggggatgtttcccctgtcccagtccGTGGCACCTTCACCGCACTGCCACCACTTCTCCAATGGGAAGGGCAGCACGGAGccgctccctccacagctcgCGGGGACCAGcggaagcagcatctcctcggcTGCGCTCTCTCCTCCGCGCCGCGGCCGCAGGGAAACGCTCCGGGGTTTTCTTCCAGCGCCACGAGACGCGTgccgctgctgcttgctgggctcctggatcctcctgtgcacagggaggcatctctgctgtctcctgggccaggcagggctcctgcagccaagaatgCTCAAAAAGGTCTGCCAGTGCTGGCCTGTCTGTGGGCTCCATGCATAAACACCACctgatgaggtgctggcactctgcggagagaaaccagaaaccGCCGCTCAGCGGGACAAGGCTCCTGTCCATGCTCAACCAcattccacagtgcccaggccacaccaggagtgctcagagctgcagccaaaagTTTCCTATCGATCCTCTCTTGcggaggacaccagcacagaggcacaggtgccACTTCCTTCAGCTAAGCCCAGGAGATCCacctcctcaccagctgcaagagcaggacGCTTATGTGCCAGCCGCCCCTCCCAACCCCGTTTGTTCTTCCCCTCGTGCCTTGAAGGCGCATCCCCACCTTGAGACACCCGGGGTGGGAAGAAGAGCTGGCCCCGGACGATGTCCTCGTTGGTGTGGAAAGGAAggtgcccacagagcagctcatagagcaggatgcccagggaccagatggtggctggctggccatggtAGCAGCCAAAGAGGATCCACTCCGGTGGGCTGTACTCCTGCGTTCCTATGGGACATGGGCGCAGCTCATcaggcccatgctgctcccttcctcccagccagctcccattccacaacagccagcccctgccctgccacaaagcaacttggctgcagctggttGAAGGTggattccccctccttccttccctccttccttccctccctcttccccctctgctAGCCAAGGGGGGAACTCCGCTGCCCGGCTGGGCCCCGGCTTTGGGCTCACCTGACATCCGGGTGTAGAATGTGTCCTGGAGGATCGTGCCGCAGCAGAAGTCGATGAGCTTCGCCTCGCCCGTGGCCAGGTTGACGAGGACGTTCTCGGCCTTGATGTGGCGGTGCAGGACGCcgcggctgctgcagtgccccatggcctccagcacctggcggaACAGCCCCCGCGCCACGGGCTCCGTCAGGAACCGCCGCTCGTGCAGGAAGTACCTGAGGTGCTGACAGCGCTGCGGACGCTCCATGAGCAGCGCGAAGCCCTCAGGCACCTCGAACCAGTCCAGGAGCCTCACGACGCTGGAGAAGCCAGGCCGCGACACCTTCCACAGCagcgccagctccaggggcacaaggGCGCCCTTGTGCTGCGGGGGGACCGCGATGCCATCAGCGGGGCCGATGCTGCGCCGCGCCtcgggcagcccctgcccggccccgccgcggctcgccatggcccggcccggggcgctTCGCGGCCCCCGCTCACTCCACGCTCGCTGCCCTTGCAGCGTTCCAGCTGCCGCCCTGCCGGGCCTCGCCTCAGCCCCGCCCGGCACGCCCCGCCAGCTCCTCCCGCTGGCCCCGCTCACTCCCCGGCCGCGCCCACTCCGAGATGCGCTCCCGGGACACTCGCTTGATGGCCGCCTGCGGGCCAAGGCTGAGCTCATCGCCCGCCGCCCTCCGAGCCGGCCCCGTCTCTTCCCGGGGCGCCGTCGGCAAGGCAGGGACCGGAGTAAAcgctgccgcagccgccgctGCCCCTGCGGGCGGCACGGCGCTGCCGCTCTTCTTCCCGGGGcacccgcccgcccggcgcgcTGCTGCTTGCCGAGCTGCCCCGGGCTGCGGCggctcggggccggcggccgAGCTGGCGAGCGGCGGAGCTCGGAGCGGGGCAGCTGCCGGCCACGCTGTCGGCCACAGGGCGGGAGCTGGGCGGCAGCGGGGCGGCTGCAGGCGGAACCGTGGCAGGGGCTTCGTTCGGGCCCGGGGCctcggccggggctgggccagagccAGCGCCAGCGCCAGGCGCAGCCAAAAGCCCACGCTGCTCCGCCAGCACCAGAGCGAGCGGCTCTTCCAGCGGCACCACAGCCAGGACGGAGAGAGCCCGGCCGAGACGGAACCAcggcgggccgggcaggggtGGGCACGGGGCGGCCCCGCGCGAGGGGCGCCTTGCGGGACGCGGCATCagccgggctgggagaggcggAACATGGACGGCACGGCCCAGCACGGGATGGGAGTAGAGTGAGtgtgagagggagaagaggatgGGGAGCGAGTGGGAAGTCGAGTGGAAAACCAATCAAGagaagcactgctgctgctgctgctgctgctgctgcagagctgccggAGCTCGCGGCCGTTCCTCCGTTGTCCCCGCGAACCCAACGGAGGAGCCGCCGCGCGCCCCAAGGAacgaaagagagaaacaaacaaatcacaccccaaagtcattcctattagagaagtaaccaaagaaaacaatgtagCAATAACGAAGACTGTTGGCTtctggcttctttcttctttgcatgaGACCAAGCATTTCATGGGGAACAGTTGCCTCTTCTGACAATTTTGCCAGagtggacaggagcagagcatttACTTTTCAAGTAGAAAAGGGAAATCGTGTCAGTAATGTCATCTCTTTTCATCCTCTGTTGACACAGTTGCAGGCTGCCAAAAGACATGGTCTGCAGTGTGGAACTTGGggccaagtttctttttctgccagagGATGAAGAGGCGAAGTATCCCAGAATCATGGAGTCGTGgcatggtttggcttggaagggatctggAAAATCCCATGGCTGCAacccccctgctgtggctggggaccCCTTGCACTGGACCGGCTTGTCTAGAGCTccatgcagcctggccttgaacactgtcaGGGACGGGACATGCccaccttctctgggcaacctgttccaggagagtcttttttctgctttcttgtgTGTTGccctcaggtactggaaggccacagctGGATCAAGGCTGGGtctctttcccaggctgaaGAAGCCGAGCTgtgtcagcctttccttgcaggagaggagctgcagccccggcaccatctgggtgtccctgctgggccccTGCTGCAGCGTGTCCACATCCTTGCCGTCCGTGCCGGGGAGCCCGGCAGAGGCGGAGGCAGCGCTGCAGGTGCAGGGTCAGCGGCGGGGAGGAGACCCGGCCCTGGCAGCGGCTCCGGGAGCAGCGATTGGCGCTGGGCCGCCCGCACTGCAGAGAGCCGGGGCCCTTGTGCCTGCCCTTGTGCCCAGGGTGCCTttccccgccgcccgcccgcccgcctgCTCGGGGGAAATGCCCCCTGTGCCGCCCCTCAGGGCCGCCCCTCGCCGCTGCCCCGGCGCTCCCGGCGCCGCCTGGAGGGGCCCAGGCCTCGgcctcaccctgctcagcccgaggcctggaaaagcagattcaaacacccacccagaaAGTGCCCCAGGATGCCAAGGTCAATCTTttgtcaccagcacagctttgctATCAGAGTCTGGACGGGAGTAGAAAATCACCAGGGGAAAAGAGCATGAACAAGTTCTGCCTTGGCACTACCTCAAGCTGTGGGGTACCAGTTGTTGGTTTCACTGgctctggattgaaggcacttgagacagtaattcatgttcagactcaagtgtttattatttcttatcagtaaaacagcctcattactgggagttcagcagcttttcattagaaggcacaaaatggccaacaatctcttgttccaaggtcttttaagactaaactatccaattaggaactgacacctagattattttcccttttaacccaataactgatcccataGAGCCTGCAATGTGgaatttctgcccaattacaaaaagccacccaaacccatgaagaagaaggaagaagcatgaagaagaaacccaggacgaAACACTGTGCCCTCCattttgcttccatccacaacatactaaaaatcccaaaacctcagtTTCTCGGAGTCAGAGTGGACCAAagcccaaaaactggaggtgataagAATGGATtaaaaccacaaccaaggaATCTGCATCgccctgaaatacctttccccttacatcagcctggtgcatattcatagagcctcatgcatatccataaactactttacatattccaggaatgattttacatggcccctccctgggtctgccttttcagagcatgtgtgtttcttggctgtggttttggctccttctctttatcacctccagtttttgggccttggtgcactctgccttcagacggggagtgctgatagttggcagatctgtacaggtgtcctcatcccgtgtgcattggatgttatcccatccaagcaggcagtCTAACAGAAGCAGCCTTTTCACAAGCTTAATTAacgacagaaataaaaactatagaacaaagttactttcagaaacagtcccagcccatatttgatcccagtccagttGATCTCAGTCTGTGTGGTCCTGATCCATATggtcccagcctgtgcagcccCAATCCAAAGGATCcaagcccatatttgatcccagtccaggtgatcccagcccatatttgatcccagcccatatttgatcccagtctgtggggtcctgcacacactccctgggtctggaattccagttcccagccaggaaaaaatgttcctgcccTTGAACTTCCTTCCTATCCCCTCAacaaattgcaataaaattataaacaaagaaataataattgaaattaaataaattataataaaaaaaatatcaactCTTCTTTGCAATACTCCAACTATGATTTAACTCAAACCAAAAATAACTATTACTATAATATTaccaatgcatataaataaacaaattatatatcaagaaataccttttgaaaattttaactcGATGACTAATGTACTTTAGATAAAATTATCTAAAGAAACTACCATGCAATCTAACACCTCTTAGTTAAAcaattcatattacaaatatactaaacacaaaaccaaagaccactataatttctcagacatttcaaccaaacaattaaacttTAATGACATCCTTAAGtactcttgaaaaattaaaattatttttaaaaaattaattgtgtgtgggtggttttatttcaatattggtttttggattgtttgggttagatgaattaaaaaatgggatttttataggaattgaatcagctgagaaggtggcactctgcaaacagaattgactgaaaataaatgggacagaaatcagtaactctgaaagttttatttgctatcaaatacaacccacacacccagccccacacaatccccatcccattgcTCCAAATTGggatcccacttctcccaatcTCCTTCCAACCCCATCTCACCCTGGTGGCTGTGGAATGGATTGAGTTTGGCATGGGATTGAGTTTTTTTGAGGAGGGAACAAGGAATTTAAGGTAGGATTGAGCCTTTTTGGGTTAacattcagttattttcagtggaatttgAGTGGTTTTGAGGTGACAGATCGATCCCTCTTGGCTTTTGGAgtagagagagagggagaagagaaaaaaattaaggccAAACAAACGGACAAGCAGCCAGGAGTGTTcccaacatggatcacagggaatgtgagtgaccagggctgtgcccaaagtgcctcctccagtgggggatggagctgcagcagcgcacgaagctcttcccgcactcggggcactcgcagggcttcccttaccggtgcctccgttggtgtcgGGTCAAGtgagagctcctggagaagctcttcccacactggggacactcgtagggcctctccccagtgtggatgcgccggtgggtGACGAGGTGGGAGTTACGctggaatcccttcccacagtcggggcattggaagggcctctcctctgtgtgaatccgatagtgccggaggagatcagagctggtctgaaacctcttcctgcatttatcacactcgtagggcctctcccctgtgtggatgcgccggtggatgacgagggtggagttgcacttgaatcccttcccgcagtcggggcattggaagggcctctcctctgtgtgaatccgataaTGCTGGAGGAGAttggagctggtctgaaacctcttcctgcatttatcacactcgtagggcctctcccctgtgtggatgcgccgATGGGTGACGAGGGTGGAGTTGCACTTGAATCCCTTCCTGCAgtcggggcattggaagggcctctcctctgtgtgaatccgatagtgccgGAAGAGactggagctggtctgaaacctcttcccacacttggAGCACTCATAGGgtctctccccagtgtgggaccTCTGGTGGCTGATCAGGTGGGAGCTcctcctgaagctcttcccacactccccacactcgtagggcttttccccagtgtggatcctccgGTGCACAGTCAGGTTGTACTTcaacctgaagctcttcccacactccacgcatgtgtggggcttctccccatcatggagctgctcatggagcaccagctctgagctctggctccatctccggccgccttcccggcccaggctggctctttccccctcacatccccgccatctgcgtttgcagcccctcctcgtgcggcatctccgggccttttcctccccgttggcttcctgcgccgtggagccgctcaaaacggcctctgccaccaggttctgccgcgggcatttgtcctccctgctctccatgctcagctcctgctctgggcgaggaaggacaaggacagcatgggatttgcctccgtgccacaggcaagggcaacgagatccccccaggCGGTCTCTGGGAACGCACTGCCCcctcttggctctccccatttcgggatgccggggctgtttgggctcccgggctcccttctcccctcattctctgctctgggctgcagcggctccaaggagtcccccctgcccctctccaggctcttgaggctcccgccaatggcggcgctcccccctctctggcctccccactttggcctcctggggcacacagggctctgctcctccaggctgcctctgccggcagccgccaccgccaccccccgatgtccccccgaggggccttttccgctcagccttggacttcttcattctccaaacatcccccaaaaacccaacccagggaccccccgggatatccgggccgggctccccctccccgctcacctgcgccatggggggggggggcgatgatcccacaggtgggggctgcgaattcaggcagggCTCGAGACCGCGTGgttccctcagctcagccttgatccACCATtgcacctcctcttcctcttcctcccgctcctcctctgtcctatctccacctccctctcctcctcccccctaaCCCCGCCTCCttcactgctctttctcctcccgctcctcctcttccatcccccctcctcctcctcctctgtcttatccccacctcctgctcctcttccatcccgccccttccattcctccccctccttctccccccttacccgcctcctcctccgcctccatccctgcccttccctccctcctcctcctcccccagcagcagccacaccctcggtgccccgttcccgcagccctcgcagcccgcggcagcagcggcgatggagccgggacaggtcggcatgggcagcgcggggctctcggctgctcccagccgctgcgggcggggggaacccggcccgggccaaaggagaggcaaactgggcaaactgggggcaaATCACAAAGctaaggatgcagcagaaaatggagctgaaagagttatTTTAATATTCACTCCAAAcgaggaaaaactggaaattccaaagtttagggaagccgagaaaaaagaattaaacaagATAGGAAATGAACAAGATAAATCAGGGAAATAGAAACTTCTACATGGAAGacaattacttaataaaatgtgcttactaggaaaatattagaagacGTGCATCAGAAACCCCACTGGCGTACTCAAGCtttgtgtgatcattttttaaggaattttgggTGCACTGGGATTTTTGGTGTAGCAAAGCAAGTAACTGAAAGATGCTtaatttgccaaaggataaataaaaaggtgatgagaaaaacaacattaggaGGTCATGAGTTAGCTCGTCGACCATTTCAAAATATCCAAGCAGAAGTTTAGATTTGTTAggttctggatttatttgtaaaaaaacccatttaatctagaagaaagagaatatgcCATATGTTAGACAGGAGAttttaggagaataaaaatctttgaagTATCAGAAACACCCgaggaaaaaaccaagaaaataaaaaggggaaatgaaagggaggggaacaagaggaaaagtcagaaagagagtgggatcctctgcagctcttgcccCCTCCGTTCGCGGCCGAGGCGCTGTCCCGGGTCCCGGCTCGCTGCCCGCCTCAGCTCCGCCTGCCCCGGTTTCCATCCCAGGTGCGggctcactgcccagggcagctccacctgccccgGCGCTGGCGGTGAATTTGTGCGCCCTGGCCCCActgcccggcccgcggccgctctgccggccatgctggggaagatggggGTTGCTCTGTCCTGCCGCGTGGGCCGAGGTCACCGCGCCGACCGCACCGAGGGCGGgtcccagccatcccatccccggctgccctgcccgtgccagctGCGCTGGGcaccgccgctgctgccggggtctcccacctgcctttgctctgctgggagctgccggATCAGCCGCCATAAGCCATGTGGGGGCTGCCCACGCTCCGGCTCGGCCTCCACGGGAAGATCCCCCTCTGGCGATTCCGGCAGCAGACCCTGCCCACACTCCGACCGAGCCTCGGCGGGATATCCTCCCCTgacccctcctgctctgagttacgtccccttggtaaccacagctcctgctgttcagGGAAAACCCCTCTCTCTACAGGAAGCACCTTATCAAAACACTAGGAGCTCAGTTAAAAGGCAGCCCTCTCCAAATTCTTTCTCAAAACACGGGAGAAAGGCTACCGAAggtaaaaaagtgaaagagttAGATGAAGGGATTGCTCTATTGCCGTTAAGAGaggttcccatggcagggatgcgctgccccgccccgcgggAGCCACCGGCGCCCctgccggccgtgcccggaactgcaccCAAGGGGAAAGCGCCGCAGCCGAAAGGCCGGGACCGGCTCCGGGCTCTGTTTGTTGTCACTGCCGGAGCTGTTTATACACACtactattattatattatacacaCTAGTAAAGAACCGTTATTCCTaatcccatatctttgcctgagagccccttgatTTCACTATCCTAAAAATTAAGAGGGAGGGGtttgcattctccattccaagagaggctttttctgccttcccaagcagacacctgtcttgtaaAGCAAGACaagcacccacaggcactgaggggggctgcaggaggggcagaagaaggccctgcagcacttgggcacaaaggcccagcaggtgaatgcaagaagggagcagcaaaaggccaagctgaaggcaaaggccagggcagagctcctacagcccctgagggatcagccccagggcccaagggggccccggcacccagggcacgggctcggccacaagcacccagcagaggcattgccctcctcggcagggcacagcccacccaaacagcccctggcaaggaatcagggctccagctgcagggcacaaggacactgcaagcagagacagcagcaccctcaggaccagcaagtccaccccgtgatggacatggattggcagggctgtcacagctcccatcacaccagggaccctccacactggagcccttgagaacattcaggtgggtctgcattgagaggaggcatttcctgatggacacaggggccTCTCAATCTGCTCTGAATCTTAGACCTAAAGGGGAAAATagtaaaggaatattttaatttttaatggaatGAGTGGGAAAGATGAGCAGGTATGATTTGTTCAACCACTATTAGAAGCTGTGGGGGATAggtttgaaataaatgaatttctttttcttcctcctgtgatTGTAATTAACTAGGAAGGAGTTTGAGAGCTGGATTTTAATACTGTAAAAAGGGATACAGAGGCTAGTTCTGTTGTACCTCTGTGTCAAAAGTCTGACAAGGCCTATGCTGAAGTGAACCCagaagtgtgggcagccccagggaaatacagaaaattagataTGGAGCCTCTACAAATTAAAGCAACCAGGACAGGCAATACCCTGTtccaagagagggaaggaagggctcaCAGCCTGGTACTGAGTCCCTGTTAAAGGCAGGGCTTTTGGAGCCAAGGATGTCTCCCTACAACACTCCTATCTTGCCAGTCAACAAACCGGATGGATGGACACaaggaggaaacacagaattttcaagtgTTAAAATTAAGATTA of Molothrus aeneus isolate 106 unplaced genomic scaffold, BPBGC_Maene_1.0 scaffold_36, whole genome shotgun sequence contains these proteins:
- the LOC136570719 gene encoding serine/threonine-protein kinase pim-1-like — its product is MASRGGAGQGLPEARRSIGPADGIAVPPQHKGALVPLELALLWKVSRPGFSSVVRLLDWFEVPEGFALLMERPQRCQHLRYFLHERRFLTEPVARGLFRQVLEAMGHCSSRGVLHRHIKAENVLVNLATGEAKLIDFCCGTILQDTFYTRMSGTQEYSPPEWILFGCYHGQPATIWSLGILLYELLCGHLPFHTNEDIVRGQLFFPPRVSQECQHLIRWCLCMEPTDRPALADLFEHSWLQEPCLAQETAEMPPCAQEDPGAQQAAAARVSWRWKKTPERFPAAAARRRERSRGDAASAGPRELWRERLRAALPIGEVVAVR